The window TATCTTCCAAAAATTATGTTGGTAAGCAAAGAATGATTAAAACACCTTCAGAAATAAGCAATATCGAAAAAGCGACTGAAATTGCACAAAATGCTTTTGTGAGTTTGGATATTTTGAATCGAAGTGATTGTGAGAACACTGTTGCATTTGATTTGGTAAAAGCGATGATTGAAAATGGTGCTTCCAAGGAATCATTTGACACTATTGTAACTAGCGGGGCTAATTCAAGCCTTCCTCATGCAGTTCCTCAAAATAAACAACTTGGACGGCCAATATTGATTGATTGGGGTGCAATTTATAATGGTTATTGTTCGGACAATACTCGTACGATGGTTTACAGTGAATTTCAACATGAAATTTGGGATATTGTGGCCGAAGCCCATGACAAGGCGATTAAATCCATAAAACCTGGAATTAAATGTTGTGAGGTTGACAAGATTGCCCGTGATATTATTGGGGAATATGGTTATGGTGATAAATTCATTCATTCAACTGGTCATAGTTTAGGTCTTGATATTCATGAAACTCCTGGTTTTTCAATTCGTGA of the uncultured Methanobrevibacter sp. genome contains:
- a CDS encoding M24 family metallopeptidase, which codes for MDLHIDNILKDLEKDDIQAYLLTQFTNVEYISNYKPTSFAFCIIKENPIIYASKMDMEIANKNSKIEVREFESFDVMLGELKNDGIKNLAIEPSLPYSTYEKFKDDFTISSKNYVGKQRMIKTPSEISNIEKATEIAQNAFVSLDILNRSDCENTVAFDLVKAMIENGASKESFDTIVTSGANSSLPHAVPQNKQLGRPILIDWGAIYNGYCSDNTRTMVYSEFQHEIWDIVAEAHDKAIKSIKPGIKCCEVDKIARDIIGEYGYGDKFIHSTGHSLGLDIHETPGFSIRDETIIEKGMVITVEPGIYLEGEFGVRLEDTVSIDKRANVIGNLPLMVDE